CAGGAACAGCGGAACCAGTGCGAAGAAAATCATCAACACAATCTCATGTCCGTACATGTTACCGAAAAGACGAAGAGACAGGGACAACGGACGAGCCAGGTGACCGATGATCTCAATGATGAAGATCAACGGTGCCAGAGCCAGAATCGGGCCCATGAAGTGCTTGAGATAGGAAATGCCGTGCTCTTTCACGCCGATAATGTGAGTCATGGCAAACACGGTCAGCGCCAGAGCGGCGTTGGTGTTCAGGTTGGCGGTCGGCGGATAGAAGCCGGGAATCAGGGCAACCAGGTTGGACACCAGAATGAACAGAGCAAAGGTCGCGATCAGCGGGAAATACGTTCTCCCTTTGGGACCCATGGTCTCTACAATCAGGTTCTCAATGCCGTCGACAACACTTTCCATCAGATTCTGCCAGCCACTGGGAACCATTTTGATTCCACGGGAAATAACAAAGGCCAGGCCAATCAACAGCAACATGACAAACCACATATAGGTGACATGTTCACCAAGGTGGGTATGCAGCTGCTCTTCGACCCATTGCAGAAATAAAAAGGGATGTGTCATTTAAGTCGTGCCTCCTTACTTGATAGCGCGCTTTATGGTGGTCCACATAATATTGATGACCACGACTGAAAGTCCAATAACCAGGCCGATGGGGTCCACTTTGACCACGGCAATCAACAACAGCAACATTACTGCCAAGGCAGCCAGCCTGAACACATAGCTCAGTTGAAACCCCCGGACCGCCGGTTCCCCACCCTCACAAAGAGCTTTCACCAGCGAGCGATGCAGCCATTGATACCCGCACACGGCAATCAGACCGCCGCTGGCCACACCAAGAGTCAGGTCAAGATCCTGAAACAAGCCGCTCAGCGCGACCAGCAGTGCCAGAATGATCCAGTTGCGTCGGGCAAGTTGTCCGAGCAGTTGGTCATCACTCACTGTCTTCCTGACTCTCCTGTTTCTGACGTCGCAGTTCGCGATTGGTCAGAATGAAAATATTTCTAAATCCCGAGACGATACCAAAGCCCAGGAAAATTAACAGCATCCATGGCTTGGTCCCAAGCCACTGATCCAAGTAATAGCCCATGGCCATGCCGATAAGGATCGACGCAACCATGCAGATGCCGACACTGGACAAGAAACCAAGAGATTTATAGAGTTCACGCCGATTTTCGGCCATGCGAATCTTCTTCCATTCTTTTGTCGTGCCATACAAACGCGGTTTTGTACCACAGCCCGCTGCAAGTGTCAATTTGTTTATCAGTCTATGACGGTCCAACTGGGTGGATTTATCCCTATTTGTGCTTAATTCAACAGAGATTAATCACCCCAGCGGCAAATGGTCCTTTTTCGTCGTCAGTCAATCTGCTACACTCCAGGCCACTTTTGCTTTCTGGATCTGATTCAACCATGCTCAACGAAACTTTTATTATTGATATTGATGAAGCACTGCGTCGACGCGACAATGGAGCGCTATTTGTTGACGTGCGCAGTCCAGATGAGTTTGCCGACGGCACCATCCCCGGTGCGATCAATGTCCCCATCCTTGACAACGATCAACGTTCCGAGATCGGGACACTTTTCAAGCATGAGGGTCCGGATGCTGCCCGCCATCGCGGCATGCACCTTGTTGCCCCGCACATCCCTGAGATGATTGAAACGATCCTCTCTCACCGCCAGTCGCATCGCCAGTCCATTGTTATTTTCTGCTGGCGTGGTGGTTTACGTAGCCGTGCCATGACAGCATTTTTGCAACTGGCCGGCTATCCGGCATTTCAACTTCGTGGCGGGCATAAATCGTTTCGTCGCCTGGTTCTCGATTTTTTTGAAAAAGGACATTGGGCACGCATGCTGGTTTTGCGAGGTTTGACCGGCGTG
This is a stretch of genomic DNA from uncultured Desulfuromonas sp.. It encodes these proteins:
- the atpB gene encoding F0F1 ATP synthase subunit A; this encodes MTHPFLFLQWVEEQLHTHLGEHVTYMWFVMLLLIGLAFVISRGIKMVPSGWQNLMESVVDGIENLIVETMGPKGRTYFPLIATFALFILVSNLVALIPGFYPPTANLNTNAALALTVFAMTHIIGVKEHGISYLKHFMGPILALAPLIFIIEIIGHLARPLSLSLRLFGNMYGHEIVLMIFFALVPLFLPIPMMMMGILVAFIQAFVFTLLAMIYIAGALEEAH
- a CDS encoding ATP synthase subunit I; this translates as MSDDQLLGQLARRNWIILALLVALSGLFQDLDLTLGVASGGLIAVCGYQWLHRSLVKALCEGGEPAVRGFQLSYVFRLAALAVMLLLLIAVVKVDPIGLVIGLSVVVINIMWTTIKRAIK
- a CDS encoding AtpZ/AtpI family protein; amino-acid sequence: MAENRRELYKSLGFLSSVGICMVASILIGMAMGYYLDQWLGTKPWMLLIFLGFGIVSGFRNIFILTNRELRRQKQESQEDSE